Proteins encoded in a region of the Coffea eugenioides isolate CCC68of chromosome 4, Ceug_1.0, whole genome shotgun sequence genome:
- the LOC113769258 gene encoding uncharacterized protein LOC113769258, producing the protein MRSRSSESPISSNSSSHVFRCGLRPKLMICWWDDNSGRRFYGCIRWTKIHFADAVRMWLYLQKPDMCKYFESLDEPIHARRRSIIPGLLKRVNQMEETIQKSRRREKIMICIILMLAMLLMISVTGKKRGHTIEEKLEQSLE; encoded by the exons ATGAGGTCACGAAGCTCTGAATCCCCAATTTCATCCAATAGCAGCAGCCATGTTTTCAGGTGTGGATTAAGACCAAAATTGATGATTTGTTGGTGGGATGATAATTCTGGAAGAAGATTCTATGGTTGTATAAGATGGACG AAAATTCACTTTGCTGATGCTGTAAGAATGTGGTTGTATTTGCAAAAGCCAGATATGTGTAAATATTTTGAATCACTTGATGAACCAATCCAtgcaagaagaagaagcatAATACCTGGTTTGCTGAAAAGGGTAAATCAGATGGaggaaacaattcaaaaaagTCGAAGAAGGGAAAAGATTATGATTTGTATTATCCTGATGTTGGCTATGCTACTTATGATATCTGTTACTGGAAAAAAGAGGGGACATACAATAGAGGAAAAGTTGGAACAAAGCTTGGAGTGA